One Mycolicibacterium crocinum DNA window includes the following coding sequences:
- a CDS encoding nucleoside deaminase produces the protein MTADSELIRAALDAARLAGPEDVPIGAVVFGPDGTELARAANAREQLGDPTAHAEILALRAAARVYGDGWRLEGATLAVTVEPCTMCAGALVMARVSRVVFGAWEPKTGAAGSLWDLVRDRRLTHRPEVRGGVLAEECAALLEGFFARQRDLG, from the coding sequence GTGACGGCTGATTCTGAGCTGATCCGCGCGGCTCTCGATGCTGCGCGGTTGGCCGGGCCGGAGGACGTGCCGATCGGCGCGGTGGTGTTCGGGCCGGACGGCACTGAGCTGGCCCGCGCCGCCAATGCCCGTGAGCAGCTCGGCGACCCGACAGCGCACGCCGAGATCCTGGCGTTGCGGGCGGCTGCGCGGGTGTACGGCGACGGTTGGCGGCTGGAGGGCGCGACGCTCGCCGTGACCGTCGAGCCGTGCACGATGTGTGCGGGTGCGTTGGTGATGGCCCGGGTGTCGCGGGTGGTGTTCGGGGCGTGGGAGCCCAAAACCGGTGCGGCTGGCTCACTTTGGGATCTGGTGCGCGACCGGCGGTTGACGCATCGGCCGGAGGTGCGCGGGGGAGTACTGGCCGAGGAGTGCGCGGCGCTGTTGGAGGGCTTTTTCGCTCGTCAGCGCGATTTGGGTTAG
- a CDS encoding ABC transporter permease, giving the protein MNFLHQALAYIFTGANWGGRAGLGVRILEHLQYTAVAVVVSALIAIPLGLLIGHTGRGTFLVVTGVNALRALPTLGVLLLGVLLWGLGLLPPTVALMLLGIPPLLAGTYAGIANVDPAVTDAARSMGMTETRVLLRVEVPNALPLILGGLRTATLQVVATATVAAYASLGGLGRYLIDGIKVRQFYLALVGALLVTVLALVLDGLLALAVWASVPGTGRFRRMPQPLLDDEVSFDAHAPASQMGRTSRPGYERGGPSHTVDG; this is encoded by the coding sequence ATGAACTTCTTGCATCAGGCGCTGGCCTACATCTTCACCGGCGCCAACTGGGGTGGCCGGGCCGGGCTCGGGGTGCGCATCCTGGAACACTTGCAGTACACCGCGGTGGCCGTGGTCGTCTCTGCGCTCATCGCCATCCCGCTCGGCTTGTTGATCGGGCATACCGGGCGCGGCACCTTCCTGGTGGTCACCGGCGTCAATGCGCTGCGGGCGCTGCCCACTCTCGGCGTGCTGCTGCTCGGAGTGCTGCTGTGGGGGCTGGGGCTGCTGCCGCCGACGGTCGCGCTGATGCTGCTCGGCATTCCGCCGCTGCTGGCCGGCACCTACGCCGGGATCGCCAACGTCGACCCGGCGGTGACAGACGCCGCCCGGTCGATGGGCATGACCGAGACCAGGGTTTTGCTGCGCGTCGAAGTGCCGAATGCGCTGCCGCTGATTCTGGGTGGGCTGCGCACCGCCACCCTTCAGGTGGTGGCGACCGCGACGGTGGCCGCGTATGCCAGCCTCGGCGGGTTGGGCCGCTATTTGATCGACGGCATCAAGGTCCGCCAGTTCTACCTCGCGTTGGTGGGTGCGTTGCTGGTGACGGTGCTGGCCCTGGTGCTCGACGGGCTGCTCGCCCTGGCGGTGTGGGCGTCGGTGCCCGGCACCGGCCGCTTCCGGCGGATGCCGCAACCGTTGCTCGACGACGAGGTGAGTTTCGATGCGCACGCCCCGGCATCACAGATGGGCCGCACTTCCCGACCTGGTTACGAACGGGGTGGCCCGTCGCATACGGTAGACGGGTGA
- a CDS encoding ABC transporter permease has protein sequence MNYLLTHLDKAWALTVIHLRLSLVPVVLGLVIAVPLGAYVWRTTVLRRLTTVTASIIFTIPSLALFVVLPLIIPTRILDEANVIVALTLYTTALLVRAVPEALDAVPAQVRDAATAVGYTRVSRMLKVELPLSIPVLIAGLRVVAVTNISMVSVGSVIGIGGLGTWFTEGYQSDKSDQIVAGIIAIFLLAIVVDVLILLAGRLITPWARVKAGA, from the coding sequence ATGAATTATCTACTCACCCATCTGGACAAAGCGTGGGCGCTGACCGTGATCCATCTTCGGCTCTCGCTGGTTCCAGTGGTCCTCGGTCTGGTGATCGCGGTGCCGCTGGGCGCCTACGTGTGGCGCACCACGGTGTTGCGCCGACTGACCACGGTGACGGCCAGCATCATCTTCACAATTCCGTCGCTGGCGCTGTTCGTGGTGCTGCCCCTGATCATCCCGACCCGAATCCTCGACGAGGCCAACGTCATCGTCGCGCTCACCCTCTACACCACCGCACTGTTGGTGCGGGCGGTGCCGGAAGCCCTTGATGCGGTGCCTGCCCAGGTGCGCGACGCCGCCACCGCCGTCGGCTACACCCGCGTGTCGCGGATGCTGAAAGTCGAACTGCCACTGTCGATTCCGGTTCTCATCGCCGGGTTGCGGGTGGTCGCCGTGACCAACATCTCGATGGTGTCGGTGGGTTCGGTCATCGGAATCGGCGGCCTGGGAACCTGGTTCACCGAGGGCTACCAGTCCGACAAGAGCGACCAGATCGTTGCGGGCATCATCGCGATCTTCCTGCTGGCGATCGTCGTCGACGTGCTGATCCTGCTGGCCGGCCGGCTGATCACCCCGTGGGCCCGGGTGAAGGCGGGCGCATGA
- a CDS encoding DUF4926 domain-containing protein: MAPQENDVVRLLRPLPQHDLPTGAQGTVVMVYRDAGLPPAYEVEFADADGVTQALVTLKREDIEVTWRAEG; encoded by the coding sequence ATGGCGCCACAGGAGAACGACGTCGTCCGCTTGCTGCGGCCACTGCCACAGCATGACCTGCCCACCGGCGCTCAGGGGACGGTCGTGATGGTCTATCGCGATGCCGGGCTCCCGCCGGCCTATGAAGTGGAATTCGCCGACGCCGACGGCGTCACCCAAGCGTTGGTCACCCTCAAGCGTGAGGACATCGAAGTCACGTGGCGCGCTGAGGGCTGA
- a CDS encoding WXG100 family type VII secretion target gives MSRYAVNLDELLSFADRLAAFNRRAEEIAAAVDQEIVELHGTWLGQGVESEREYHETWLRLSRELRESADFLRESASLAHRNYTRVGEVNCGMWP, from the coding sequence ATGAGTCGCTACGCGGTAAACCTCGACGAGCTTCTGTCATTCGCCGACCGCCTGGCCGCATTCAACAGGCGCGCAGAAGAGATCGCCGCCGCGGTCGACCAGGAAATCGTCGAGCTACATGGGACGTGGCTGGGCCAGGGGGTAGAGAGCGAACGTGAGTACCACGAGACCTGGCTGCGCTTGAGCCGGGAACTGCGTGAATCGGCAGACTTCCTTCGAGAAAGCGCCAGTTTGGCCCATCGCAACTACACCCGAGTCGGCGAGGTCAACTGCGGAATGTGGCCGTGA
- a CDS encoding prephenate dehydrogenase, with the protein MCVLGLGLIGGSVLRAAVAAGRQAFGYNRSVEGAQAARFDGFSATTELTEALEWAAEREALIVLAVPMPAVSQLLGHIKDVAGECPLTDVISVKGAVLEEVRKAGLLDRYVGGHPMAGTAHSGWSAGDARMFVGAPWVLTVDEHVDARVWEQVMTLALDCQAVVVPAKSDEHDAAAASISHLPHLLAEALAETAGEVPLAFALAAGSFRDGTRVAATAPDLVRAMCEANADQLLPALDRALELLNQARESLAEKGSVAELVEGGHAARARYDSFSRPQIVTIAIGEEGWRSELAAAGRAGGVIRSALPVLGSRR; encoded by the coding sequence GTGTGTGTACTCGGGCTCGGGCTCATCGGCGGCTCGGTATTGCGCGCGGCGGTCGCCGCCGGACGTCAAGCCTTCGGCTACAACCGGTCCGTCGAGGGTGCGCAAGCGGCCCGGTTCGACGGCTTCTCCGCCACCACCGAACTCACCGAGGCACTGGAGTGGGCCGCCGAGCGTGAGGCGCTGATCGTCCTCGCCGTGCCCATGCCCGCGGTGTCGCAGTTGCTCGGCCACATCAAGGACGTCGCCGGCGAGTGCCCGCTCACCGATGTCATCAGCGTCAAGGGCGCCGTCCTCGAGGAGGTGCGCAAGGCCGGCCTGCTCGACCGCTACGTCGGGGGCCATCCGATGGCCGGTACCGCTCACTCAGGCTGGAGCGCCGGTGACGCCCGCATGTTCGTCGGCGCGCCATGGGTTCTCACTGTCGACGAGCACGTCGACGCCCGGGTGTGGGAGCAGGTGATGACCCTGGCGCTGGATTGCCAGGCCGTGGTGGTCCCCGCCAAATCCGACGAGCACGACGCGGCAGCGGCAAGCATCTCGCACCTGCCGCACCTGTTGGCCGAGGCCCTGGCCGAGACGGCCGGCGAGGTGCCGCTGGCGTTTGCCTTGGCGGCCGGCTCATTCCGGGACGGCACCCGCGTCGCGGCCACGGCCCCGGATCTCGTGCGGGCCATGTGCGAGGCGAACGCCGATCAGCTGCTGCCTGCTCTGGACCGCGCGCTGGAACTGCTGAACCAGGCGCGCGAATCGTTGGCGGAAAAGGGCTCGGTGGCCGAACTCGTGGAGGGCGGCCACGCCGCTCGGGCCCGCTACGACAGCTTCTCGCGCCCGCAGATCGTCACCATTGCGATCGGTGAGGAAGGCTGGCGCTCGGAACTCGCGGCCGCCGGTCGCGCCGGCGGCGTGATCAGATCCGCTCTGCCAGTCCTGGGTAGTCGACGATGA
- a CDS encoding putative glycolipid-binding domain-containing protein, whose translation MSAANDATESAWPAILTWRAHDDSRMESARVQLSGNRIKAYGRIVAAAAATNPAFSASYDLVTDETGATKRLSMSVTLAERDRQLSIARDEENMWLITDHQGQSRGAYEGALDVDVVFSPFFNALPIRRTGLYQRVDSVTLPVVYVSLPDLTVKQATISYGSSGPNSGDGIKLHSPVADTTITVDSDGFIVDYPGLAERI comes from the coding sequence GTGAGTGCAGCCAACGATGCGACAGAAAGCGCCTGGCCGGCGATCCTGACCTGGCGCGCCCACGACGATTCGCGGATGGAATCGGCCCGGGTTCAGCTATCGGGTAATCGGATCAAGGCGTACGGCCGGATCGTGGCCGCCGCCGCCGCCACGAACCCGGCCTTCAGCGCGTCCTACGACCTGGTGACCGACGAGACCGGCGCGACCAAACGGCTGTCCATGAGCGTCACCCTCGCCGAGCGGGATCGGCAGCTGTCGATCGCCCGCGACGAGGAAAACATGTGGCTGATCACCGATCACCAGGGCCAGTCGCGCGGAGCCTACGAGGGTGCACTCGACGTCGACGTCGTCTTCAGCCCGTTCTTCAACGCTCTGCCGATCCGGCGCACCGGGTTGTATCAGCGGGTCGACTCGGTGACGCTGCCGGTGGTCTACGTGAGTTTGCCCGACCTGACCGTCAAGCAGGCCACGATCAGCTACGGCAGTTCCGGTCCGAACAGCGGAGACGGCATCAAGCTGCACTCGCCGGTCGCCGACACCACGATCACCGTCGACTCCGACGGATTCATCGTCGACTACCCAGGACTGGCAGAGCGGATCTGA
- a CDS encoding DUF6883 domain-containing protein, with amino-acid sequence MTRDVDSEALFSSARVFTSVRTSAGAAVTGLASSLNGSAGMAGTDTGAHAWAARYDPLAKALMKSAAADVQGAGQCSDLLFATGVNHLNADGQSAINNETVLEMPPMGAPAFPEPTIPSAEGGHADVPGWWHTISAYVEGELWPNGHQDKLRAAADAWSNAVSARGLRASGQLVNGGPSSMGAIAPLLDQKSPEFPDLIKNCTMVRDHISGTADGFDDAAKVCSSYAQTIDDAHSKIIHEMLVLGATVAVSEVIAAVLIPFTAGASEAVSKVVDVSRLTATGARIVTIIREFRAAAELSALPAVSAAGFAARSITELGPLLAARPTIFAAEVAGRGATRAEAAEAQRLAEQSVKDKLEKYLLNPDHPTGGPKAKWFEQALGFTRENAADLQRQIVFDPAKAVETGVTEYGTKYNQVIPITGANGKTIEVTFAFIRNNDGVVRLVTAIPTKR; translated from the coding sequence GTGACGAGGGACGTCGACTCAGAAGCTCTGTTCTCTTCGGCGCGCGTCTTTACCAGCGTCCGCACCTCTGCCGGTGCTGCCGTTACCGGACTTGCGAGTTCCCTGAACGGTTCGGCCGGCATGGCGGGAACCGACACCGGCGCGCACGCGTGGGCCGCCAGATACGACCCGTTGGCGAAGGCACTGATGAAGTCTGCCGCCGCGGACGTACAGGGTGCTGGCCAATGTTCAGACCTGCTGTTTGCAACCGGGGTAAATCACCTGAACGCGGACGGACAGTCGGCCATCAACAACGAGACGGTGCTTGAGATGCCCCCGATGGGAGCACCGGCGTTCCCGGAGCCGACAATCCCGTCCGCGGAGGGCGGCCATGCAGATGTGCCGGGTTGGTGGCACACCATTTCCGCGTATGTCGAAGGCGAGCTATGGCCGAACGGGCACCAGGACAAATTGCGGGCCGCCGCGGATGCCTGGAGCAACGCGGTGTCGGCTCGGGGCCTGCGTGCATCGGGCCAGTTGGTCAACGGCGGGCCGAGCTCGATGGGCGCCATTGCACCATTGCTCGATCAAAAGTCTCCAGAGTTTCCAGATCTGATCAAGAACTGCACGATGGTGCGGGACCACATTTCGGGAACCGCTGATGGCTTCGACGATGCAGCCAAAGTGTGTTCAAGCTATGCGCAGACCATCGATGACGCCCACTCCAAGATCATCCACGAGATGTTGGTTCTCGGCGCGACTGTTGCGGTGAGCGAGGTGATCGCCGCGGTCCTGATTCCGTTCACCGCGGGCGCTAGCGAAGCGGTATCGAAAGTCGTCGATGTGTCGCGACTGACGGCCACCGGCGCTCGTATCGTGACGATCATCCGCGAATTCCGGGCAGCTGCTGAGCTTTCGGCGCTCCCAGCGGTCAGCGCGGCTGGCTTTGCGGCGCGGTCTATCACCGAACTGGGGCCGCTGTTGGCGGCGCGACCGACGATCTTCGCTGCCGAAGTCGCGGGTCGCGGTGCCACACGGGCCGAGGCCGCAGAGGCGCAGAGACTCGCTGAGCAGAGTGTGAAAGACAAGCTGGAAAAGTATCTACTCAATCCCGATCACCCGACGGGCGGACCCAAGGCGAAGTGGTTCGAGCAGGCTCTGGGCTTCACCCGCGAGAACGCCGCAGATCTTCAGAGGCAGATCGTTTTTGATCCAGCCAAGGCGGTTGAGACAGGCGTTACTGAGTACGGGACCAAGTACAACCAGGTAATACCCATCACCGGCGCGAATGGCAAAACTATCGAGGTGACTTTTGCCTTCATTCGCAACAATGATGGGGTCGTGCGGCTGGTCACCGCCATCCCGACGAAGCGATGA
- a CDS encoding WXG100 family type VII secretion target, with product MAGVLRMQIQETVTTAQSLANRADDLARELEDIRRSWGELTATWIGKAGSAYEIAWDDWHEDANVVTAVLQEHSRLLVQSAALLTEHENQASQALGGVYAGGGLT from the coding sequence ATGGCCGGTGTATTGCGGATGCAGATCCAGGAGACTGTGACGACGGCTCAGTCGCTCGCGAATCGCGCTGACGATCTGGCCAGGGAGCTTGAGGACATTCGCCGTAGTTGGGGCGAACTGACTGCGACGTGGATCGGCAAAGCCGGGTCTGCATATGAGATCGCATGGGACGATTGGCACGAGGACGCGAACGTCGTAACGGCTGTCCTGCAAGAACATTCGCGGCTGCTCGTTCAGTCAGCGGCGCTCCTCACCGAGCATGAGAATCAAGCCAGCCAAGCGCTCGGCGGCGTATATGCGGGCGGCGGACTCACATGA
- a CDS encoding tRNA adenosine deaminase-associated protein has protein sequence MEAQRAQNSPGSEAPDGFGVAVVREDGKWRCSAMSAKVLTSLTAAETELRELRSAGAVFGLLDIDDEFFLIVRPAPAGTRLLLSDATAALDYDIAAEALETLDADISPEDLEDADPFEEGDLGVLADIGLPEPVLSVILDETDLYADEQLGRIAREMGFADELSAVLDRLDR, from the coding sequence ATGGAGGCACAGCGCGCCCAGAACAGCCCCGGGTCGGAGGCCCCGGATGGCTTCGGGGTGGCCGTGGTCCGCGAGGACGGCAAATGGCGTTGCTCCGCCATGAGCGCCAAGGTTTTGACCAGCCTGACTGCTGCCGAGACGGAGTTGCGAGAACTGCGGAGTGCCGGCGCCGTATTCGGGCTGTTGGACATCGACGACGAGTTCTTTCTGATCGTGCGGCCGGCCCCGGCCGGCACTCGGTTGCTGCTGTCGGACGCGACGGCGGCGCTGGATTACGACATTGCTGCCGAGGCCCTGGAGACTCTGGACGCCGATATTTCACCGGAAGATCTCGAGGATGCGGACCCCTTCGAGGAGGGCGACCTTGGCGTGCTGGCCGATATCGGCCTGCCCGAGCCGGTGCTGAGCGTGATCCTCGACGAGACCGATCTGTATGCCGACGAACAGCTCGGCCGGATCGCCCGAGAGATGGGGTTCGCCGACGAGCTGTCCGCAGTGCTCGACCGCCTCGATCGGTGA